From Elusimicrobiaceae bacterium, a single genomic window includes:
- a CDS encoding prepilin-type N-terminal cleavage/methylation domain-containing protein yields MKKGFTLIELLVVVLIIGILSAIAIPQYQVSVEKTKAANLLSLLASVAQAEEVYYLANGKYTDQMHDLDVQVDYVRNENKYGGVVYQLPEGHWFMLDFHASVVRGGTDYVQINRYLNYSPQEKKVVCYALTGTIGEPACKSLGVKNWTGSQGCGMTGTVLGEKTCRYGNIE; encoded by the coding sequence ATGAAAAAAGGTTTTACCTTGATTGAGTTATTGGTGGTTGTTTTAATTATAGGCATTTTATCGGCCATTGCAATTCCCCAATATCAAGTATCGGTAGAAAAAACAAAAGCGGCCAATTTGCTCTCTTTGCTTGCTTCTGTCGCTCAGGCAGAAGAAGTGTATTATTTAGCGAATGGAAAATACACGGATCAAATGCACGATTTGGATGTACAAGTGGATTATGTACGTAATGAAAATAAATACGGTGGAGTAGTATATCAGCTACCAGAAGGGCATTGGTTCATGCTTGATTTTCATGCCTCTGTGGTGCGTGGGGGGACAGATTATGTACAGATAAATCGTTACTTGAATTATTCTCCTCAAGAGAAAAAAGTAGTTTGTTATGCGTTAACAGGAACAATTGGAGAACCAGCGTGTAAAAGTTTGGGGGTTAAAAATTGGACTGGAAGTCAAGGATGTGGAATGACTGGTACCGTTTTGGGAGAGAAAACTTGTCGGTATGGTAATATAGAGTAA